A genomic stretch from Gemmatimonadaceae bacterium includes:
- a CDS encoding MaoC family dehydratase N-terminal domain-containing protein — MTQAPGGADLREWIGREEQQADEITIAPLVALSATLDRQDPVPRVGDPLPPFWHRLFFLPRELTRELAPDGHPPLGGFLPPADLPRRMWAGSRLTFDHAPRVGESVRRVSRIADINEKSGSTGRLLFVAVQHEIHTPRGLAIREMQDLVYRDLPTPGSAVGSAPSSAADVPEAMFSRVITPDAVLLFRYSALTFNSHRIHYDRRHAMEVEGYPGLVVHGPLVATLLLDLLRREHAACDVREFTFKARRPLFDTAPFSVHGRADSATHFTLWALDAHGHVAVNASATIA; from the coding sequence GCACCAGGCGGCGCCGACCTGCGCGAATGGATCGGCCGCGAAGAGCAGCAGGCTGATGAGATCACTATCGCGCCGCTGGTCGCGCTGTCTGCCACGCTCGACCGACAGGATCCCGTGCCGCGTGTGGGTGACCCGCTGCCTCCATTCTGGCATCGGCTGTTCTTCCTGCCGCGGGAATTGACGCGCGAGCTCGCGCCGGACGGTCATCCCCCGCTGGGCGGCTTCCTGCCGCCGGCCGACCTGCCGCGACGCATGTGGGCGGGCAGCCGATTGACGTTCGACCATGCGCCGCGCGTTGGTGAGTCCGTGCGACGTGTCTCGCGCATTGCCGATATCAACGAGAAATCAGGCTCTACCGGCCGACTCCTTTTTGTTGCCGTGCAGCACGAGATTCATACGCCGCGCGGGCTGGCGATTCGCGAAATGCAGGACCTTGTGTACCGCGACCTGCCGACACCCGGAAGCGCAGTCGGCAGCGCGCCCTCAAGTGCGGCCGACGTGCCGGAAGCCATGTTCAGCCGCGTCATCACTCCCGACGCGGTGCTGCTGTTCCGCTATTCGGCCCTCACCTTCAACAGTCACCGCATCCACTACGACCGCCGCCACGCCATGGAGGTCGAGGGCTATCCCGGCCTGGTCGTTCATGGACCGCTGGTGGCCACGTTGCTGCTGGATCTGCTGCGACGCGAGCACGCCGCGTGTGACGTGCGGGAGTTCACGTTCAAGGCCCGGCGTCCGTTGTTCGACACCGCGCCATTCAGCGTGCATGGTCGTGCCGACAGTGCGACGCATTTCACCCTCTGGGCGCTCGATGCGCACGGCCATGTGGCCGTGAACGCGTCGGCCACCATCGCTTAA
- a CDS encoding acyl-CoA/acyl-ACP dehydrogenase, protein MTHTADYQDIREAVRALCAEFPDAYHRQVDDERAYPQAFVEALTKAGWLAALIPQEYGGSGLGLAEASVILEEINRCGGNSGACHGQMYNMGTLLRHGSKTQKQHYLPRIASGEWRLQSMAVTEPTTGTDTTRITTSAVKRGDRYVVNGQKVWISRVQHSDFMILLARTTPLADVTKKSEGLSIFIVDVKAALAQGMTARPIRNMVNHETCELFFDNLEIPVENLIGQEGHGFKYILDGLNAERALIAAECIGDGHWFIDRVTKYAKERVVFGRPIGQNQGVQFPIAEAHIEVEAASLMRWEACRLFDAHLPCGAQANMAKYLAAKASWEAANACLQFHGGFGFACEYDVERKFRETRLYQVAPISTNLILSYVAEHILGLPRSF, encoded by the coding sequence ATGACGCACACCGCTGACTATCAGGACATCCGCGAGGCCGTACGGGCGTTGTGCGCCGAATTCCCCGACGCATACCACCGACAGGTTGACGACGAGCGCGCGTACCCGCAGGCTTTCGTCGAAGCACTGACGAAGGCCGGATGGCTGGCCGCGCTCATCCCGCAGGAATACGGCGGCTCCGGCCTGGGGCTCGCCGAAGCATCGGTGATTCTGGAGGAGATCAACCGCTGCGGCGGCAACTCGGGCGCGTGTCATGGTCAGATGTACAACATGGGCACGCTCCTGCGGCACGGCAGCAAGACCCAAAAACAGCACTATCTGCCGCGCATCGCCTCGGGTGAATGGCGCCTCCAGTCGATGGCCGTGACCGAGCCTACCACCGGCACCGACACCACGCGAATCACGACGTCGGCCGTCAAGCGCGGTGATCGCTACGTGGTGAACGGGCAGAAGGTCTGGATCTCGCGGGTGCAGCATTCCGATTTCATGATTCTGCTCGCCCGCACGACACCACTCGCCGATGTCACGAAGAAGAGCGAGGGCCTGTCGATCTTCATCGTTGACGTGAAGGCGGCGCTCGCCCAGGGCATGACGGCGCGCCCGATTCGCAACATGGTGAATCACGAAACCTGTGAGCTGTTCTTCGACAACCTGGAGATTCCGGTCGAGAACCTGATCGGCCAGGAAGGCCACGGGTTCAAGTACATCCTCGACGGACTCAATGCCGAACGGGCGCTGATCGCGGCCGAGTGCATCGGCGACGGCCACTGGTTCATCGATCGCGTCACCAAGTACGCCAAGGAGCGCGTCGTGTTCGGCCGCCCGATCGGCCAGAACCAGGGTGTGCAGTTCCCCATCGCTGAGGCGCATATCGAAGTCGAGGCGGCGAGCTTGATGCGCTGGGAAGCCTGTCGTCTGTTCGACGCGCACCTTCCGTGCGGCGCGCAGGCCAATATGGCCAAGTATTTGGCGGCCAAGGCCAGTTGGGAGGCGGCGAATGCCTGCCTGCAATTCCACGGCGGTTTCGGTTTCGCGTGCGAATACGACGTGGAGCGCAAGTTTCGCGAGACGCGCCTGTACCAGGTGGCGCCGATCTCCACCAACCTGATTCTCAGTTATGTGGCCGAGCATATTCTGGGACTGCCGCGTTCATTTTGA
- a CDS encoding MmgE/PrpD family protein has translation MTDSQSPSVVLATFAANLRFEQIPAHVVHRAEDLFLDWFGSTLAGRNARAVQSLARFAATMGPVSVPAAGAAEVLISRGRSSPLFASMVNAAASHIAEQDDVHNGSVFHPAAVVFPPALAVAQAIGASGRDLLTAAVAGYEVGIRVGEFLGRSHYKVFHTTGTAGTVAAAAAVGRLLNLNAEQMLHAFGSAGTQAAGLWEFLRDAADSKQLHTAKAAANGLMAAYLAADGFTGARHILEGPQGMAAGMSTDADARKLTDALGQRWALTETSFKFHASCRHTHPAADALQQVMRAHGLRAEDVAEVTAHVHQGAIDVLGQVTDPRTVHQGKFSMGTVLGLIAVFDRAGLSEFDAHYRDARVVALRDTVRMVLDPEVDGAYPQRWIGKVTVRTRDGRVLHGRVDEPKGDPGNTLSRHELETKARGLAAYADGASEVEMTSAIARIWAMADWVRVEPLLSERAS, from the coding sequence ATGACTGACTCTCAATCGCCCAGCGTCGTGCTGGCCACGTTCGCCGCGAATCTGCGATTCGAACAGATCCCCGCGCACGTGGTGCATCGCGCGGAAGACCTGTTCCTCGACTGGTTCGGCTCGACGCTGGCCGGTCGCAACGCACGCGCCGTGCAGAGCCTGGCACGGTTTGCCGCAACCATGGGCCCGGTGAGTGTGCCCGCAGCGGGCGCCGCCGAGGTGCTGATTTCGCGCGGTCGGAGCAGTCCGCTGTTCGCGTCGATGGTCAACGCCGCGGCCTCGCATATCGCTGAGCAGGACGATGTGCACAACGGCTCGGTGTTCCACCCTGCTGCCGTGGTGTTTCCACCGGCGCTGGCGGTGGCGCAGGCCATTGGCGCGTCGGGCCGGGACCTGCTGACCGCTGCCGTCGCTGGCTACGAAGTGGGTATCCGCGTCGGCGAATTCCTCGGTCGGTCGCACTACAAGGTGTTCCACACCACTGGAACCGCCGGCACCGTGGCGGCCGCCGCAGCCGTTGGACGGTTGCTCAACCTGAATGCCGAACAGATGCTGCATGCATTCGGATCGGCCGGCACGCAGGCCGCCGGTCTGTGGGAGTTTTTGCGCGATGCGGCCGACAGCAAGCAGTTGCATACGGCAAAGGCCGCCGCCAACGGACTGATGGCGGCCTACCTCGCGGCCGACGGCTTCACCGGTGCCCGGCACATTCTCGAGGGACCGCAGGGCATGGCGGCCGGCATGTCCACCGACGCCGATGCGCGCAAGTTGACCGATGCGCTGGGACAGCGATGGGCCCTCACGGAAACGTCGTTCAAGTTCCACGCATCGTGCCGGCACACGCATCCCGCCGCCGATGCGCTGCAGCAGGTGATGCGTGCGCACGGATTGCGCGCGGAAGACGTGGCCGAGGTCACGGCGCATGTCCATCAGGGAGCCATTGATGTGCTGGGACAGGTGACCGACCCTCGCACTGTTCATCAAGGCAAGTTTTCGATGGGAACCGTGCTGGGCCTCATCGCCGTGTTCGATCGCGCCGGACTCTCCGAGTTTGATGCGCACTATCGCGATGCGCGCGTCGTCGCGTTGCGCGACACCGTGCGCATGGTGCTCGACCCCGAGGTTGATGGCGCCTATCCGCAGCGCTGGATCGGCAAGGTCACGGTGCGCACAAGGGACGGTCGCGTGTTGCATGGTCGCGTGGACGAACCGAAGGGCGATCCCGGGAACACGCTCAGCCGGCACGAACTCGAAACCAAGGCGCGGGGTCTTGCCGCGTACGCCGATGGGGCCAGCGAAGTCGAGATGACCTCGGCGATCGCGCGCATCTGGGCCATGGCCGACTGGGTGCGCGTGGAGCCGCTGTTGAGCGAGCGCGCGTCATGA